A genomic window from Nocardioides rotundus includes:
- a CDS encoding L,D-transpeptidase — protein sequence MFAEVRARRWVAGLGLAALPLLAACSGAGAQDGPGADRPAGQGASPSAEPAKVELTTNLAKPRQVAVDQVVEVGARNGTLTSVQVRTGKGRKLAGELDGETWTATGRLEPGTTYHVKAVAERGADGRSMRSATTFRTADLSLDEQTYASVAPLQGETVGVGMPVVVSFDIPVQNKKAFEKHMSVTSSPQQKGSWHWMSDTEAHWRPAKYWQPGTDVSVDVDVNSVPAGNGIYGQESRKVDFTVGDAVISKVDMASHQMKTFINGELAKTTPITTGKPGFTTRSGVKVIMEKFDSKRMNSETIGIDPSSAEGYDLNNVQWAMRVTSSGEFLHSAPWSVGSQGYANVSHGCTGMSPENAKWLYDLSKRGDVVEYTGSDRPMTVDNGYGDWNLPFQEYAAGSALG from the coding sequence ATGTTCGCTGAAGTCCGTGCGCGTCGGTGGGTCGCGGGCCTGGGGCTCGCCGCCCTGCCGCTGCTGGCCGCCTGCTCCGGTGCCGGCGCCCAGGACGGGCCCGGTGCTGACCGGCCCGCCGGCCAGGGCGCCTCGCCCTCCGCGGAGCCGGCGAAGGTCGAGCTGACCACCAACCTCGCGAAGCCGAGACAGGTGGCGGTCGACCAGGTCGTCGAGGTCGGCGCCCGCAACGGCACGCTCACCTCGGTGCAGGTGCGCACCGGCAAGGGCAGAAAGCTGGCCGGCGAGCTGGACGGCGAGACCTGGACCGCCACGGGCCGGCTCGAGCCGGGGACGACGTACCACGTCAAGGCGGTCGCCGAGCGCGGTGCCGACGGCCGCAGCATGCGCAGCGCCACCACGTTCCGCACCGCCGACCTGAGCCTGGACGAGCAGACCTACGCCTCGGTCGCCCCGCTGCAGGGCGAGACCGTCGGCGTCGGCATGCCCGTCGTGGTGTCCTTCGACATCCCGGTGCAGAACAAGAAGGCCTTCGAGAAGCACATGAGCGTCACCAGCAGCCCGCAGCAGAAGGGCTCCTGGCACTGGATGAGCGACACCGAGGCGCACTGGCGGCCGGCGAAGTACTGGCAGCCCGGCACCGACGTGAGCGTCGACGTCGACGTGAACTCGGTCCCCGCCGGCAACGGGATCTATGGCCAGGAGAGCCGGAAGGTCGACTTCACCGTCGGCGACGCGGTGATCTCCAAGGTCGACATGGCCAGCCACCAGATGAAGACCTTCATCAACGGCGAGCTGGCGAAGACCACGCCGATCACCACCGGCAAGCCCGGCTTCACCACGCGGTCGGGGGTGAAGGTGATCATGGAGAAGTTCGACTCCAAGCGGATGAACTCCGAGACCATCGGGATCGACCCCAGCAGCGCGGAGGGCTACGACCTCAACAACGTGCAGTGGGCCATGCGGGTCACCAGCTCGGGTGAGTTCCTGCACTCCGCCCCGTGGTCGGTCGGCTCCCAGGGCTATGCCAACGTCTCCCACGGCTGCACCGGCATGTCTCCGGAGAACGCCAAGTGGCTCTATGACCTCTCCAAGCGCGGCGACGTGGTGGAGTACACCGGCAGCGACCGGCCGATGACCGTGGACAACGGGTACGGCGACTGGAACCTGCCCTTCCAGGAGTACGCCGCGGGCTCCGCGCTCGGCTGA
- a CDS encoding cytochrome c oxidase subunit 4 — protein sequence MKIETWIFGATTLFFVIVTPGYWFATSANLPDGGDWTGTTALFMTMLLVGMITFYLGFHAKKMDEVRPEDDKEAEVADGAGELGFFPPYSWWPLWCALTLAFMTYGVAIGAWWLFIIGSGVGLITLSGWVFEYYRGEHAH from the coding sequence ATGAAGATCGAGACCTGGATCTTCGGCGCCACCACGCTCTTCTTCGTGATCGTGACGCCGGGCTACTGGTTCGCCACGTCGGCGAACCTGCCCGATGGCGGGGACTGGACGGGCACGACCGCCCTGTTCATGACCATGCTGCTGGTCGGGATGATCACCTTCTACCTCGGCTTCCACGCCAAGAAGATGGACGAGGTGCGTCCGGAGGACGACAAGGAGGCCGAGGTCGCCGACGGCGCCGGCGAGCTGGGGTTCTTCCCGCCGTACTCCTGGTGGCCGCTGTGGTGCGCTCTGACCCTGGCGTTCATGACGTACGGCGTCGCCATCGGCGCCTGGTGGCTGTTCATCATCGGCTCCGGCGTCGGGCTGATCACCCTGAGCGGCTGGGTCTTCGAGTACTACCGCGGCGAGCACGCGCACTGA
- a CDS encoding DEDD exonuclease domain-containing protein, whose protein sequence is MTAEAASTQWEAQRSFDELGRPLRDVTFTVVDLETTGGSASAGSMITEIGAVKVRGGEVLGEFQTLVNPHTRIPPFIAVLTGITDSMVADSPGIDSALPAFLEFAAGTVLVAHNAPFDVGFLQHFAREQGRPWPAFEVLDTARLARRVVTRDETPNCKLSSLARVFGSATTPNHRALADARATVDVLHGMMERLGGLGVHTLEELQTFSSRVSQQQRRKRHLAEALPHAPGVYLFRDDDDRVLYIGTSRDLRTRVRSYFTASETRTRIGEMVGIASRVTGIECATPLEAEVRELRLIAEHKPRYNRRSRFPEKVHFLKLTREVWPRLSLVRRVLDDDADYLGPFASKKAAERCLAALHDTFPVRQCTGRLPREPSRSPCVLAEMGRCLSPCDGSADETTYSLLVRQLRDALLRDPDQVVTAISTPMDALAGDERFEEAGVHRDRLAAFVRAAARTQRLSALTRCAEIVAARREDDGRWSVHVVRHGRLAAAGVIPRGGDAHAYVAELVASAETVLPGLGPVPNASAEESERILRWLEQPGVRLVDVDGEWVCPVGGAARHLALHDAVHQSRLSLVPFDERRSLSPVHQPTR, encoded by the coding sequence ATGACCGCCGAAGCAGCCTCGACGCAGTGGGAGGCCCAGCGCTCGTTCGACGAGCTGGGCCGCCCGCTGCGCGACGTGACCTTCACCGTGGTCGACCTGGAGACCACCGGCGGCTCGGCCTCCGCCGGCTCGATGATCACCGAGATCGGCGCGGTCAAGGTGCGCGGCGGCGAGGTGCTGGGCGAGTTCCAGACCCTGGTCAACCCCCACACCCGCATCCCCCCGTTCATCGCGGTGCTGACCGGCATCACCGACTCGATGGTGGCCGACTCCCCCGGTATCGACTCCGCGCTCCCGGCGTTCCTGGAGTTCGCCGCCGGCACGGTCCTGGTCGCCCACAACGCCCCCTTCGACGTCGGCTTCCTCCAGCACTTCGCGCGCGAGCAGGGCCGCCCCTGGCCGGCCTTCGAGGTGCTCGACACCGCGCGGCTCGCCCGCCGGGTGGTCACCCGGGACGAGACCCCCAACTGCAAGCTCTCCTCGCTGGCCCGCGTGTTCGGCTCGGCGACCACCCCCAACCACCGGGCACTGGCCGACGCCCGGGCCACGGTCGACGTGCTGCACGGGATGATGGAGCGGCTCGGCGGGCTGGGCGTGCACACGCTGGAGGAGCTGCAGACCTTCTCCTCCCGGGTCAGCCAGCAGCAGCGCCGCAAGCGGCACCTGGCCGAGGCCCTCCCGCACGCCCCGGGGGTCTACCTCTTCCGCGACGACGACGACCGGGTCCTCTACATCGGCACCTCGCGCGACCTGCGCACCCGCGTCCGGTCCTACTTCACCGCCTCGGAGACCCGCACCCGGATCGGCGAGATGGTCGGCATCGCCTCCCGGGTCACGGGCATCGAGTGCGCCACACCGCTGGAGGCCGAGGTGCGCGAGCTCCGGCTGATCGCCGAGCACAAGCCGCGCTACAACCGGCGGTCCCGCTTCCCGGAGAAGGTGCACTTCCTCAAGCTCACCCGCGAGGTGTGGCCGCGCCTGTCGCTGGTGCGGCGGGTGCTGGACGACGACGCCGACTACCTCGGCCCCTTCGCCTCGAAGAAGGCCGCCGAGCGGTGCCTGGCCGCCCTGCACGACACCTTCCCCGTGCGGCAGTGCACCGGGCGGCTGCCCCGGGAGCCCTCCCGCTCGCCGTGCGTGCTCGCGGAGATGGGCCGCTGCCTCTCCCCGTGCGACGGCAGCGCCGACGAGACGACGTACTCCCTCCTGGTGCGCCAGCTCCGCGACGCGCTGCTGCGCGACCCCGACCAGGTGGTGACCGCCATCTCGACCCCGATGGACGCCCTGGCCGGCGACGAGCGCTTCGAGGAGGCCGGGGTGCATCGCGACCGGCTGGCCGCGTTCGTGCGCGCCGCCGCCCGGACTCAGCGACTCAGCGCCCTCACCCGGTGCGCCGAGATCGTCGCCGCCCGCCGGGAGGACGACGGCCGCTGGTCGGTGCACGTGGTGCGGCACGGCCGGCTCGCGGCCGCCGGGGTGATCCCCCGCGGCGGGGACGCGCACGCCTACGTCGCCGAGCTGGTCGCCAGCGCGGAGACCGTCCTGCCCGGCCTGGGGCCGGTGCCCAACGCGTCGGCGGAGGAGAGCGAGCGGATCCTGCGCTGGCTGGAGCAGCCCGGCGTCCGGCTGGTCGACGTCGACGGCGAGTGGGTGTGCCCGGTGGGCGGTGCCGCCCGGCACCTCGCGCTGCACGACGCGGTGCACCAGTCCCGGCTCAGCCTGGTGCCCTTCGACGAGCGACGCTCGCTCTCGCCGGTCCATCAGCCCACCCGCTGA
- the qcrC gene encoding cytochrome bc1 complex diheme cytochrome c subunit: MRFLNRTAGQISRHRRSTAAGLVVLLLGLLTMGGLATLISPSQAKNTPSDTEQVAKGRELFLVGCSFCHGQNGEGVPTVNGKQLGPSLVGVGAAAVDFQVGTGRMPMAQPGAQAPAKRVVYTQEEIDALAAYVASLGPGPAVPDETEYTLPTDLTDSERQEAITRGGEIFLSNCSACHNFEGSGGAMPQGGEAPSLRNTEAKYIYEAMLTGPSNMPSFSNGNLTPEEKRDVVAYLKSIGNNPGYGGFQLGGLGPVSEGMFAWVVGIGGAIAFAVWIAAHTTRSSKKKKVSA; encoded by the coding sequence GTGCGTTTCCTGAACCGAACCGCCGGACAGATCTCCCGTCACCGGCGCAGCACGGCCGCCGGCCTGGTGGTGCTCCTGCTCGGTCTGCTGACCATGGGCGGCCTGGCCACGCTGATCTCGCCGAGCCAGGCGAAGAACACCCCCTCCGACACCGAGCAGGTGGCCAAGGGCCGCGAGCTGTTCTTGGTGGGCTGCTCGTTCTGCCACGGCCAGAACGGCGAGGGCGTGCCGACGGTCAACGGCAAGCAGCTCGGCCCCTCGCTGGTCGGCGTGGGCGCCGCCGCGGTCGACTTCCAGGTCGGCACCGGGCGGATGCCGATGGCCCAGCCGGGCGCGCAGGCCCCGGCGAAGCGGGTCGTCTACACCCAGGAGGAGATCGACGCCCTGGCGGCGTACGTCGCCTCGCTCGGCCCCGGCCCCGCCGTACCCGACGAGACGGAGTACACGCTGCCGACCGACCTCACCGACTCCGAGCGGCAGGAGGCGATCACCCGTGGCGGGGAGATCTTCTTGTCCAACTGCTCGGCCTGTCACAACTTCGAGGGCTCCGGCGGCGCGATGCCACAGGGCGGTGAGGCGCCGAGTCTGCGCAACACCGAGGCGAAGTACATCTACGAGGCGATGCTGACCGGCCCGTCGAACATGCCGTCCTTCTCCAACGGCAACCTGACGCCGGAGGAGAAGCGCGACGTCGTCGCCTACCTGAAGTCCATCGGCAACAACCCCGGCTACGGCGGCTTCCAGCTCGGCGGCCTCGGCCCGGTCAGTGAGGGTATGTTCGCCTGGGTGGTCGGCATCGGCGGCGCCATCGCGTTCGCGGTGTGGATCGCGGCGCACACGACCCGCTCCAGCAAGAAGAAGAAGGTGAGCGCGTGA
- a CDS encoding YgjV family protein codes for MGWLQQHWLDLLGWGGSALLVFSILQPRVFRLRVLNLLACLILTVFNAMLGIWPMVVMNVVLSLINLWFIVSLLRDRHDDRAYTALRVRPDDVYLWHVLSVHGADIERFNPDLDLAAWQRTDGEAWLIQRGDETVGVVLVTPDGDTARVVLDWVTPRFRDFSPGEFVWREHQLLRDSGFRRVVTPPGMVDAYYARLGFRRSGDAWVLDLA; via the coding sequence ATGGGGTGGCTGCAGCAGCACTGGCTGGATCTCCTGGGCTGGGGCGGCAGTGCGCTGCTCGTCTTCTCGATCCTGCAGCCGCGGGTCTTCCGGCTGCGGGTGCTCAACCTGCTGGCCTGCCTGATCCTGACCGTCTTCAACGCGATGCTCGGGATCTGGCCGATGGTCGTGATGAACGTGGTGCTGAGCCTGATCAACCTGTGGTTCATCGTCTCGCTGCTCCGGGATCGGCATGACGACCGCGCCTACACCGCCCTCCGCGTCCGCCCCGACGACGTCTACCTCTGGCACGTGCTCTCCGTGCACGGCGCCGACATCGAGCGCTTCAACCCGGACCTGGACCTGGCGGCCTGGCAGCGCACGGACGGCGAGGCCTGGCTGATCCAGCGCGGGGACGAGACCGTCGGTGTCGTGCTGGTGACCCCGGACGGCGACACCGCCCGGGTCGTCCTGGACTGGGTCACGCCGCGCTTCCGTGACTTCTCCCCCGGCGAGTTCGTCTGGCGCGAGCATCAGCTGCTCCGCGACTCCGGCTTCCGCCGCGTGGTCACGCCGCCGGGCATGGTCGACGCCTACTACGCCCGGCTGGGCTTCCGCCGCTCCGGGGACGCCTGGGTGCTGGACCTGGCGTGA
- a CDS encoding Lrp/AsnC family transcriptional regulator: MITAIVFVNADVARIPEVAEAIAALEGVSEVYSVTGQIDLIALVRVRAHEDVAAVVADRLNKVDGVLETETHIAFRTYSRHDLESAFSLGLD, from the coding sequence ATGATCACCGCCATCGTCTTCGTCAACGCCGACGTCGCCCGCATCCCCGAGGTCGCGGAGGCGATCGCGGCGCTGGAGGGCGTGAGCGAGGTCTACTCCGTCACCGGTCAGATCGATCTGATCGCGCTCGTGCGCGTCCGCGCGCACGAGGATGTCGCCGCCGTGGTGGCCGACCGGCTCAACAAGGTCGACGGCGTGCTGGAGACCGAGACCCACATCGCGTTCCGCACCTACTCCCGCCACGACCTGGAGTCGGCCTTCTCCCTCGGTCTCGACTGA
- the trpD gene encoding anthranilate phosphoribosyltransferase translates to MSRHTWPDVLSTLVAGQDLSADEAAWAMAEVLAGNATPVQVAGFAVALRAKGETVAEIGGLADAMLDAGTPLPVEGRVLDIVGTGGDRSMSVNISTMSAIVAAGAGARVVKHGNRSASSKSGSADVLEELGIQLDLPARRVRELVDEAGITFCFAAAFHPAMRHAAGPRRELGIATSFNLLGPLTNPARPAAQAIGCADPRTAPIMAGVFAGRGVDAWVFRGDDGLDELTIATTSTVWTVHEGRIEEQVVDPTDLGLPRGRVEDLRGGDPAFNADVARRLLAGETGPVRDAVLLNAGAALAVYDGGEGTLQERLGAGIARAADAIDSGAAAAALERWVAASNR, encoded by the coding sequence ATGAGCCGGCACACCTGGCCCGACGTCCTCAGCACCCTGGTCGCAGGACAGGACCTGTCCGCGGACGAGGCCGCCTGGGCGATGGCGGAGGTCCTCGCGGGCAACGCCACGCCGGTGCAGGTGGCGGGCTTCGCGGTCGCATTGCGCGCCAAGGGGGAGACGGTCGCCGAGATCGGCGGCCTGGCCGACGCGATGCTGGACGCCGGCACGCCCCTCCCGGTCGAGGGGCGGGTGCTCGACATCGTCGGCACCGGCGGGGACCGGTCGATGTCGGTCAACATCTCCACCATGTCGGCGATCGTCGCCGCCGGCGCCGGCGCGCGGGTGGTCAAGCACGGCAACCGCTCGGCCTCGTCGAAGTCCGGCAGCGCCGACGTGCTGGAGGAGCTCGGCATCCAGCTGGACCTGCCGGCCCGGCGGGTCCGCGAGCTCGTGGACGAGGCCGGCATCACCTTCTGCTTCGCCGCGGCCTTCCACCCCGCGATGCGGCACGCCGCCGGCCCGCGGCGCGAGCTGGGCATCGCCACCTCGTTCAACCTGCTGGGCCCGCTGACCAACCCGGCCCGCCCCGCGGCCCAGGCGATCGGCTGCGCCGACCCGCGCACCGCCCCCATCATGGCCGGCGTGTTCGCCGGGCGCGGGGTGGACGCCTGGGTCTTCCGCGGCGACGACGGGCTCGACGAGCTCACCATCGCGACCACCTCCACGGTGTGGACCGTGCACGAGGGGCGGATCGAGGAGCAGGTGGTCGACCCGACCGACCTCGGGCTGCCCCGGGGGCGGGTGGAGGACCTGCGCGGCGGCGACCCGGCCTTCAACGCCGACGTCGCGCGGCGGCTGCTGGCCGGGGAGACCGGGCCGGTGCGGGACGCCGTACTCCTCAACGCGGGAGCCGCCCTGGCGGTGTACGACGGCGGCGAGGGCACCCTGCAGGAGCGGCTGGGCGCGGGGATCGCCCGGGCCGCCGATGCGATCGACAGCGGTGCGGCCGCGGCCGCGCTCGAGCGCTGGGTGGCGGCCAGCAACCGCTGA
- the qcrA gene encoding cytochrome bc1 complex Rieske iron-sulfur subunit, which yields MSTLDHRSESSSELEADPIADPGLPEHQWRPTDVDEKAEKRAERQVTAFFVASMVCAVLFVVSYFTLDIGDNWDTVLGLGASTVALGGFMGLCLLFIGIGVIQWARKLVGDQEIVEMRHPAASPPEDRETSLKALAAGADEAGLGRRPMILYSMLGAIGLFSITPIIMLRDLGPLPFSEEVEEEYGGLEKTVWRKGMRVVRDAVGTPILAAGLQVGDLVNAEPEAMYPTEENGYPEVSGHEVLVMKSKAAVIVVRMEPEDMSEATRNWAVDGVVVYSKVCTHVGCPISLYERTTHNLLCPCHQSTFDLADKGKVVFGPAARALPQLPISIDDEGYLVAQSDFREPVGPSFWERDSQ from the coding sequence GTGAGCACTCTCGATCACCGCTCCGAGTCCTCCTCGGAGCTGGAGGCGGACCCGATCGCCGATCCGGGGCTACCCGAGCACCAGTGGCGCCCCACCGACGTCGACGAGAAGGCCGAGAAGCGGGCCGAGCGGCAGGTCACCGCGTTCTTCGTGGCCTCGATGGTCTGCGCGGTCCTGTTCGTCGTCTCCTACTTCACCCTCGACATCGGCGACAACTGGGACACCGTCCTGGGGCTGGGCGCCTCGACCGTCGCCCTGGGCGGCTTCATGGGCCTGTGCCTGCTCTTCATCGGCATCGGCGTCATCCAGTGGGCCCGCAAGCTGGTCGGCGACCAGGAGATCGTCGAGATGCGGCACCCGGCTGCGTCCCCGCCGGAGGACCGCGAGACGTCGCTGAAGGCGCTGGCCGCCGGCGCCGACGAGGCCGGCCTGGGCCGGCGCCCGATGATCCTCTACTCGATGCTCGGAGCCATCGGGCTGTTCAGCATCACCCCGATCATCATGCTGCGCGACCTCGGCCCGCTCCCCTTCTCCGAGGAGGTCGAGGAGGAGTACGGCGGCCTGGAGAAGACCGTGTGGCGCAAGGGGATGCGCGTGGTCCGCGACGCCGTCGGCACCCCGATCCTGGCCGCCGGCCTCCAGGTCGGCGACCTGGTGAACGCCGAGCCCGAGGCGATGTACCCCACCGAGGAGAACGGCTACCCCGAGGTGTCCGGCCACGAGGTCCTGGTGATGAAGTCCAAGGCCGCCGTGATCGTCGTACGCATGGAGCCCGAGGACATGTCCGAGGCCACCCGCAACTGGGCGGTCGACGGCGTCGTCGTCTACTCCAAGGTGTGCACTCACGTGGGCTGCCCGATCTCGCTCTACGAGCGGACCACCCACAACCTGCTCTGCCCGTGCCACCAGTCGACCTTCGACCTGGCCGACAAGGGGAAGGTCGTGTTCGGACCGGCGGCCCGGGCGCTTCCGCAGCTGCCCATCTCGATCGACGACGAGGGCTACCTGGTCGCCCAGAGCGACTTCCGTGAACCGGTAGGACCCAGCTTCTGGGAGCGTGACTCGCAATGA
- a CDS encoding Rv3143 family two-component system response regulator, which yields MTDQKAAPLKVLVYSDDVNTRQQVILALGRRPHPDLPEVEYVEVATEPVVIQNMDAGGIDLAILDGEAVPAGGMGIAKQLKDEIYDCPPILVLTGRPQDDWLATWSRAEAAVPHPLDPLALAEAVTGLLRRQSPARSS from the coding sequence GTGACTGACCAGAAGGCCGCCCCGCTGAAGGTGCTCGTCTACAGCGACGACGTCAACACGCGCCAGCAGGTGATCCTGGCGCTGGGCCGCCGGCCGCACCCGGACCTGCCCGAGGTGGAGTACGTCGAGGTGGCCACCGAGCCGGTCGTCATCCAGAACATGGACGCCGGCGGCATCGACCTGGCGATCCTGGACGGCGAGGCCGTTCCCGCGGGCGGCATGGGCATCGCCAAGCAGCTCAAGGACGAGATCTACGACTGCCCGCCGATCCTGGTGCTCACCGGCCGTCCCCAAGACGACTGGCTGGCCACCTGGTCGCGGGCCGAGGCGGCGGTGCCGCACCCGCTCGACCCGCTGGCCCTCGCCGAGGCGGTCACCGGCCTGCTGCGCCGGCAGTCGCCCGCGCGCAGCTCGTGA
- the ctaE gene encoding aa3-type cytochrome oxidase subunit III → MATTASSIPASRLHGHHDRPSMVSVGTIIWLSSELMFFAALFAAYFTIRSVSPELWAQETELLNVPFATANTVILVLSSVTCQMGVFAAERGDVKGLRRWFIITYVMGAIFIGGQAFEYVELVHEGLTLSSSAYGSMFYLATGFHGIHVTGGLIAFLFVLGRTYLAKRFTHEQAVTAIVVSYYWHFVDVVWVGLFATIYLIQ, encoded by the coding sequence GTGGCAACCACTGCGTCCTCGATCCCCGCCTCCCGGCTCCACGGTCATCACGACCGGCCGAGCATGGTCAGCGTCGGCACGATCATCTGGCTCTCCAGCGAGCTGATGTTCTTCGCCGCCCTGTTCGCCGCCTACTTCACCATCCGGTCGGTGAGCCCGGAGCTGTGGGCGCAGGAGACCGAGCTCCTCAACGTGCCCTTCGCCACCGCCAACACCGTCATCCTGGTGCTGTCCTCGGTGACCTGTCAGATGGGCGTGTTCGCCGCCGAGCGCGGGGACGTGAAGGGGCTGCGCCGCTGGTTCATCATCACCTACGTCATGGGCGCCATCTTCATCGGCGGCCAGGCGTTCGAGTACGTCGAGCTGGTGCACGAGGGCCTGACCCTGTCCAGCTCGGCCTACGGCTCCATGTTCTACCTGGCCACCGGCTTCCACGGGATCCACGTGACGGGCGGCCTGATCGCCTTCCTCTTCGTGCTCGGCCGGACCTACCTGGCCAAGCGCTTCACCCACGAGCAGGCCGTGACGGCGATCGTGGTGTCCTACTACTGGCACTTCGTCGACGTCGTGTGGGTCGGGCTCTTCGCCACGATCTACCTCATCCAGTGA
- the qcrB gene encoding cytochrome bc1 complex cytochrome b subunit has translation MSIDTSKVARSNRDSAATASPPGKAGAVANWADERLGLGTAMKKQLRKVFPDHWSFMLGEIALWSFVVLLLTGVFLTLWFVPSMGEIEYQGSYDQLRGVHMSEAYASTLRLSFDIRGGLLMRQMHHWAAMLFIAAMFVHMIRVFATGAFRKPRELNWVIGGLLLLLGILEGFAGYSLPDDLLSGTGLRIADGLVKATPVVGSYMSFFMFDGEFPGESIIPRLYTAHVLLIPGLLLALITAHMLLLVYHKHTQWPGPGRTEKNVVGFPLLPVYAAKAGGFFFIIFGITALMGGLMSINPVWKYGPYDPSKVTAGSQPDWYMGIAEGLLRIMPGWETHIFGVTISWNILIPGQIFPVVMFGVFLAWPFLEAWVTGDKREHHLLQRPRNAPTRTGFLVAMMTLYGLLWMAGGNDILATQLNLNLNHITYFMRVAVFVLPVMAFIAVRRWCISLQRHDRDLLEHGYETGIIMRSPEGAYSERHLPISEERAYTLTARDRDQVLEIGAGTDENGVAAPDTRAQRVRAKLSQWMFGHNVQKPTRAELEEARHHAEHEAELQSGLDHPARGHEFDDHSLRNTDDEPLRH, from the coding sequence ATGAGCATCGACACGAGCAAGGTCGCCCGCAGCAACCGCGACTCCGCGGCCACGGCCTCCCCGCCGGGCAAGGCGGGCGCGGTCGCCAACTGGGCCGACGAGCGCCTGGGCCTGGGCACGGCGATGAAGAAGCAGCTGCGCAAGGTCTTCCCCGACCACTGGTCCTTCATGCTGGGCGAGATCGCCCTGTGGAGCTTCGTGGTCCTGCTGCTGACCGGTGTCTTCCTCACGCTGTGGTTCGTGCCGAGCATGGGCGAGATCGAGTACCAGGGCAGCTACGACCAGCTGCGCGGCGTGCACATGTCCGAGGCCTACGCCTCGACCCTGCGGCTGTCCTTCGACATCCGCGGCGGTTTGCTGATGCGCCAGATGCACCACTGGGCCGCGATGCTGTTCATCGCCGCGATGTTCGTGCACATGATCCGGGTCTTCGCCACCGGCGCGTTCCGCAAGCCGCGTGAGCTCAACTGGGTCATCGGCGGCCTGCTGCTCCTCCTGGGCATCCTGGAGGGCTTCGCCGGCTACTCCCTGCCCGACGACCTGCTGTCCGGCACCGGCCTGCGGATCGCCGACGGGCTGGTGAAGGCGACCCCGGTGGTCGGCTCGTACATGTCGTTCTTCATGTTCGACGGCGAGTTCCCCGGCGAGTCGATCATCCCCCGGCTCTACACCGCACACGTGCTGCTGATCCCGGGCCTGCTGCTCGCGCTGATCACCGCGCACATGCTGTTGCTCGTCTACCACAAGCACACCCAGTGGCCCGGCCCCGGCCGCACCGAGAAGAACGTGGTCGGCTTCCCGCTGCTCCCGGTCTACGCCGCGAAGGCGGGCGGCTTCTTCTTCATCATCTTCGGCATCACCGCGCTGATGGGCGGCCTGATGTCGATCAACCCGGTGTGGAAGTACGGCCCCTACGACCCGTCGAAGGTGACCGCCGGCTCGCAGCCGGACTGGTACATGGGCATCGCGGAGGGCCTGCTGCGGATCATGCCGGGCTGGGAGACGCACATCTTCGGCGTCACCATCTCCTGGAACATCCTGATCCCTGGTCAGATCTTCCCGGTCGTGATGTTCGGCGTGTTCTTGGCCTGGCCGTTCCTGGAGGCGTGGGTGACCGGTGACAAGCGGGAGCACCACCTGCTCCAGCGTCCCCGCAACGCCCCTACGCGCACCGGGTTCCTGGTCGCGATGATGACGCTGTACGGCCTGCTGTGGATGGCCGGCGGCAACGACATCCTCGCCACCCAGCTGAACCTCAACCTCAACCACATCACCTACTTCATGCGGGTGGCGGTCTTCGTCCTGCCGGTGATGGCGTTCATCGCCGTACGCCGGTGGTGCATCTCGCTGCAGCGGCACGACCGCGACCTGCTGGAGCACGGGTATGAGACCGGCATCATCATGCGGTCCCCCGAGGGCGCCTACTCCGAGCGGCACCTGCCGATCAGCGAGGAGCGGGCCTACACCCTCACCGCGCGGGACCGCGACCAGGTGCTGGAGATCGGGGCCGGCACCGACGAGAACGGTGTGGCCGCTCCCGACACCCGCGCCCAGCGGGTCCGGGCGAAGTTGTCGCAGTGGATGTTCGGCCACAACGTGCAGAAGCCCACGCGGGCCGAGCTCGAGGAGGCCCGGCACCACGCTGAGCACGAGGCCGAGCTCCAGTCCGGGCTCGACCACCCGGCCCGTGGTCACGAGTTCGACGACCACTCGCTGCGCAACACCGACGACGAGCCCCTGCGGCACTGA